Proteins from a single region of Aythya fuligula isolate bAytFul2 chromosome 3, bAytFul2.pri, whole genome shotgun sequence:
- the LOC116487526 gene encoding nuclear GTPase SLIP-GC-like, protein MAEGGPMAHGGGDDSLEETARKKKRFRRDQNPEDGECKKLQNELKAALEASSRKLLQFLPEHRLPETRNGIEYLKNRLMGLKPDILLDPIHIGLFGSTGAGKSTLLNAIIDKKFFLPVSGSAACTSCVVQINTSRGKQHEAKIHLLTDEEWKEELKGLVELMDPDEDSEDDHERSEAALKISAIYGEEAETKSYEELCGMKPAVSIPPSRCILLKETTANDLSDKMGPYIRSQSSPKPANSKEEDITRLWPLIKNVEVTVPDSQMIPEGVIFVDIPGTGDFNAKRDEMWKENINKCSIIWVVNSFERILGGKTHEMLLKEGMKAFQSGMCRDISLVVTKSDELDPEEYKKEKNRDHINKHDAILERNETVKQEKSQMMKNTLMKKLPSDSEVVCKPDLVYTVSAREYWQGNTLSKEETEVPKLREHICRFYTEQKRNKLLDYTTEAMVIFSLIWTLPSNNHAQSQLAKKNYLKDFITQKIADLEKDIQKCFAPIQQPLREGVDEAKKSYNKTISSLLKRSHGHQGYHRTLKAVCLKKGVYASRTFLRIDINDALAQPIYRKIDPSFGEVFRIQMSTRSTLKICLDAFKNAVQQKLQEVGVQLVADSNQLHFLKQETDFIVAEAEKFILQRKAEIYQSLAASIQNDLLLCYEEAATVRGLQAFQRMKTILSTGVTREVERGMFERAEESMKGHLQDMQKQIPRKLEEDFSSVLGLVFCPWDQLDGKLPDLQREFFTIINIHKALQSAKVA, encoded by the exons ATGGCAGAAGGAGGACCCATGGCACACG GTGGTGGCGATGACTCACTGGAGGAGActgccaggaaaaagaaaaggttcagGAGAGACCAGAATCCCGAGGATGGAGAGT GTAAAAAGCTGCAAAACGAACTAAAAGCTGCTCTGGAGGCGTCCTCCAGGAAGCTGTTGCAGTTCCTCCCTGAGCACAGGCTGCCCGAGACAAGGAATGGGATCGAGTACCTCAA GAACCGCCTCATGGGCTTGAAGCCAGACATCTTGCTGGACCCCATTCACATCGGCCTCTTCGGCAGCACCGGGGCGGGGAAAAGCACGTTGCTGAATGCCATCATAGACAAAAAATTCTTCCTGCCGGTGTCCGGGAGCGCAGCCTGCACATCCTGCGTGGTGCAGATCAACACAAGCCGCGGCAAACAGCACGAGGCCAAAATTCACCTCCTCACGGACGAG GAGTGGAAGGAAGAGCTAAAGGGTCTGGTGGAGCTTATGGACCCGGACGAAGACAGCGAGGACGACCACGAGAGAAGCGAGGCTGCTTTGAAGATCTCTGCTATCTACGGGGAAGAAGCGGAGACGAAGAGTTACGAAGAGCTGTGCGGGATGAAACCCGCCGTCTCTATTCCCCCATCAAGATGTATCCTCCTGAAGGAAACAACA GCTAACGACCTTTCGGACAAAATGGGTCCGTATATCCGCAGTCAGAGCAGCCCAAAACcagcaaacagcaaagaagAAGACATAACGCGGCTCTGGCCCCTGATCAAAAATGTGGAAGTGACCGTCCCAGATTCACAAATGATTCCAGAAGGCGTCATCTTCGTGGATATCCCAGGGACAGGCGATTTCAACGCCAAAAGGGACGAGATGTGGAAAGAG AACATCAACAAATGCTCTATCATTTGGGTGGTCAACTCCTTTGAACGTATTCTGGGAGGAAAAACCCATGAGATGCTGCTGAAGGAAGGCATGAAGGCTTTCCAGAGCGGGATGTGCAGGGACATTTCCTTGGTGGTCACAAAGTCTGATGAGCTGGATCCAGAGGAGTACAAAAA ggaaaaaaatagagaccAT ATAAATAAACATGATGCCATCCTGGAAAGGAATGAAACAGTGAAGCAAGAGAAGAGCCAAATGATGAAGAATACCCTCATG aaaaagcttCCAAGCGACTCTGAGGTTGTGTGCAAGCCTGACCTCGTGTACACGGTCAGTGCCCGCGAGTACTGGCAGGGGAATACGCTCAGCAAGGAAGAAACAG AGGTCCCGAAGCTGAGGGAGCACATCTGCAGGTTTTACACCGAGCAGAAGAGGAACAAGCTGCTGGACTACACGACAGAGGCTATGGTCATTTTCTCACTGATCTGGACTCTCCCGTCCAACAACCATGCTCAG TCTCAGCTTGcgaaaaaaaattacttgaagGATTTCATTACGCAGAAGATCGCTGACTTGGAGAAAGACATCCAGAAATGCTTTGCACCAATCCAACAGCCACTCAGGGAAGGCGTAGACGAAGCGAAGAAGTCATACAATAAAACTATCTCCAGTCTCCTCAAG CGCAGCCACGGGCACCAGGGCTACCACCGCACCCTGAAGGCCGTGTGCCTGAAGAAGGGGGTGTACGCCTCCCGCACCTTCCTCAGGATCGACATCAACGACGCCCTGGCGCAGCCCATCTACAGGAAAATCGACCCCAGCTTCGGGGAGGTGTTCAG GATCCAGATGAGCACCCGTTCCACGCTGAAAATCTGCCTGGACGCTTTCAAAAACGCCGTGCAGCAGAAACTGCAGGAAGTTGGGGTGCAACTGGTGGCTGACAGCAACCAGCTCCATTTCCTCAAGCAGGAG ACAGACTTCATCGTCGCTGAGGCTGAAAAATTCATcctgcagaggaaagcagaaatctACCAGTCCCTTGCAGCGTCCATTCAAAATGACCTGCTGCTCTGCTATGAAG AGGCGGCCACGGTAAGAGGACTACAAGCCTTCCAGCGGATGAAAACCATCCTTAGCACCGGGGTGACGAGAGAGGTGGAGAGAGGAATGTTTGAAAGAGCCGAGGAGAGCATGAAAGGGCACCTCCAGGACATGCAG AAGCAGATCCCCAGGAAGCTGGAGGAGGACTTTTCCAGCGTTCTCGGCCTGGTCTTTTGCCCGTGGGACCAGCTGGACGGCAAGCTGCCAG ACTTACAGAGAGAATTTTTCACCATCATCAACATTCACAAGGCCCTGCAATCAGCCAAAGTCGCTTAG